Below is a window of Populus trichocarpa isolate Nisqually-1 chromosome 3, P.trichocarpa_v4.1, whole genome shotgun sequence DNA.
TGTACAGGAAAAATGtgcaattttgtaatttaaaagattaatgtCAAAGAACTTCAAGTCCGGGAGCATTTGATAGTTGCTAGTCAGTAATCTAACTGGTTGGTCAAATGTCTAATTTATCATCTTCTTTATGTTGACGCTTACCTGTTGATTCCCTGAAGTGTCTTTGTAAACTGCATCCAAGTTTACATTGGACAGGAAATATTGCAATGTGATGCTTGAAGGAAACTGAGTGGTGCTTATGGACAATATGAAAGAAGAGGGGGCATTCGAGTAGTACTTAATATGGTTAATATCCAAGagtttttgattgattgatcaATTCCAGGGGAAGATCCTGGAGATTTGTACCAGTATAGATCCAAAAGTATGAATAACATTTCTTTCTTGTGCTGTGTTACTGTCACTATGGAGAGGAATCTGAATTTGGTGTATATTGTTGTTGGACTTGTGATTGCTCTATTTTCGGTCTTAGAAAAGGAGAGGCCACCTCAAAAGGAGCTGAATGGGATACAGTGGTCTCTGCTCATAGGGAAGCCTCTTTATAGAAGATTCTGTCTGCCTGCTTCTGTTATTTTTCATGGAAAGGAAAACCTATAGAGGGTTGCTGGTGTGGGTCAAGAACACCATCAGATCGAGGACAATCATCAACTTACTCTTCTTTTCCAAAAGTTCCTATATTTATAAAGGTTCTCAAGGACAAatcatccaagttttaattgcTTTTAACACCATTTGTAGCTGATTTGAGGAGTTACCAAAGTAAAAGGGATGTATAGTTGATTGAAGAGTGAAAGAAATTCTTCCACACTGGCTCGGTTGCTTCTGTAGCTTGCGGAGTTCCCTTCTTGCTTTATGATTTCAGATATTCAGGAACACTGAGACAATGAGAAGAAGATTAAGATCTTGTCACTGCAAAATTTGGTGGTTTACTGGTTTGATGACTCCCCTTGTTCCTACAGAGGATGCACCGTCAGCATTGGAGTTTGTTTTTATAGGAGCAGTGAAGCAGCCATGTATTGTTTAACTTTGTGATTGGAGCTTGTTTATATAGTAATATGGAGCAGTGAAGCAGCCATGTATTGTTCAACTTTGTGAATGGTAATCTGGTAATGGTAATGGATGATGGAGTGCTGaaagctttaaatatttttatgaggaATTGGAAACTTGGCTGGACATGGATTTCCTCTTATCAAATCACTTTCAGCTGTGGGTAAAACAGGGACCCTGCAAAAATCTCATGTTGGACAAGGCAGGAAACACTTGGCTCTATTATGcattttgaagaaaacaaatgctGAACAACTGTCCGGATAAGTTGCAGAACTCTTAGCTTAAGTTGGAAACCTCTCTTTCTGtgatttacatgtttttttatagacatCAGatgaaaatttaagaattttgtttCCCTTCCTAGGAGACAAGTCTTCAAAGCTTTTGGTGCAACCTTGTAAACAGGCCTAGGGATATCACTGCACAACAAATACCGGATATCCTCGTATACCTTTGGTAGTATGAAGAACCAGATTAGAGCTACTTGTGGTGTCAGGCAGCCTTGCATGAAGATTAGGCAGAAACCTGGTTTTGATGTTCAGCAGATGATTAGGTTGTATAGCCTTTCTTCCCAACTTTCTACGGCTTCAGCAGACACACTGCTATTATTTGTAAACTAAACAATTTCATGCTGAGCCAGTTTACCACATGCGGCTTGATTCTCCTGTAATTGGTGTCCAGATGATTTTTTCCATCACTAATCAActaagaaattatatattatacaaaGTACAAACAACTCTGAATTATTGTTCATTTGgatggatatgttttttttttaaatcggaTTAATGCCCTCTAACCATGTTAagttattcataatttttttagattaactcctataatttttgtcttttaattttaatacatgagATCATTTGAGTGCAGAGCTTGTAAACTTCAAGCCATTTAAGATGTGATTGTATTATTGACACCTGGAGCTAGTATCATTGTTCGTTTCAAGCATAGTTGCTGGACTCTCTCAGGAGAGAAGGCCATGTTTTgtgattttgtaaaaaaatgatttttttttatttaaaattaatttttttttgatgttattaaattgatgtattaatattaaaaataaaaaaatattttcatgtattttaataCACTAAGATTCTAAGTAGTGAATTATGCATATCAAAGTGATTGTACGTTCAACCCCATTTCTTCATGTTCATCTTGCTGAAATTCCTTTTCTCCATCCAATATCATATCTTTGTCCTAAGATTGGGAATTAGCAAGCAAATGAAAGAATGGACCAATTCATTGTAGGGATCTTGATTGATTATCTTTGCGCATATATTGCAAACAAttcaagaaagaagagaaaaaaaagggaaccgTACTGAATTACAGGAAGCAGGACTTGAAACAACTCGGTGCAGCTCTGCTAGAACATAGCAATTGCGGAGAAGAGGAAAACCATTTATTTCTCCAAGATCAATGCTATTACAATATTCTTTCATCTGCATTACCTAATGACGATGTTCACCATGCAAAGACtaataagaaaacaatttaaaccaaaattgGAGATACAAAGTTACTATGGCTATACTATTGGATTTGGATTAACAAGCTGGTCATGGACAATAAACTGAAAGAAGCTAAAATTTGCTTTCTTTATAGCTATGCCTAGTGATATACACATCCAAACTCCAGACTGAAATCATGCAAAGCATGGATGATGAAGCCTAGGCTTTCGCTTAGGCCGGTTGCAAGTTCTTGTACATGGAAGCACTGTCTGCAATTCCTTCTCTAAAGAAATGTCAACAGTATCATCTTTCTCGTGGTCATCCTCATCGTCTTCTTCCTTGTCATCATCCACTTCTTCTGATTCCTTgattaatttcaagcttttcGATGAAGTCGCGAAAGTCAAGAATTGTCCAAGGACAATCACACtctcaaaacatataaatatatacttgAAACAAGCATTATAGGATCAATCTTCACACAGTCTAGGCATCTAAAACTGCATtccattaaataaaactaacacCAGAAAGTACTAACAGTGAAACTGAAATTGCCCATTCACATGAAAAGAAAtacagggaaagaaagaaagaaagaatggcaAGAAATCCAAGCAGTTGGCATCTAATAGCTAAGTAGACTTGGTGTTAGTTTTGACATTCGAGATCTCATTTTACTTCTGCCACAATCAGAAACAAGTATCCTGGCACATCTTGAACATTTTAGACATCTCAATTTGCATCGACACTCTAAGATTAGAAATCTAGCTCATGCAATAATATACAATCATAATGGCTAAATGGACAAAACTTTTTTGGCAGCTAGTAAAACGGTCTATCAAATTCACCATTTCCCATGCTTGTTCACTACTAACATTAATCTATTTCTAGCCTAAAACACCAACAGCCTGAAAGAACCAACACACTAAAACATGAAACCAAGACAACCCATTTAACAAAAGACTGAGAATTTAAGAATCAATGTACCTCTTCAAGATAGTCTTGGTCAAGCATATCAGCAATTCTAATAGAAGAAAAGATAGTGgcagaaaagagagagagatggagcaGGAATGCCAACACGTAGCTGTTGGAGCTTAACCCTGCAGGTGTCACCATTGTCAAACTTCTCCTCCTCCGCCTCGGGTCATCGGTGATGAGAATTGCAGGTGAGGTAGGCAGGTGAGGGGGCTTAAAGAAGGCACGAGGGGGTGTGGTAGAGAGAGGGAGTGTGAGAGTGGAAGAGAAGGGGATTGAGATACTGGCCGTGTTTTTTTCGGTGGCACAATCGGAGTGgatatataatttgtattttttttataatttatgttactatgtgaaaaaaaatactgcagataaattagaaaatgaCATACTatattcttaaaagaaaagttacTGGAacagataatttaattttgtgtaaattaaatattgtgttTGTTGGTGTTAATTATGTCATGttgtgttaaaaattaaatattataaattatattttagattttatataatagcttaaactttaacattaattaagatgattttATGTTAATAGTCATAGataaatgcatttttatatTGGTGTGAGAACTAGATGTGAAACCTTAACCATTTACTTGGAATTTAGAGCACCTAAATTTGCAATTATTGGCCATGCATAGCTTAATTACTCCATAGTTTTAACATGGTGGCAGCCTGTTATCGTCTTTGTGTGTCCACCCACATTGTCCATTCATTGCTTTTGTAACCCATTAAAGCACTAGTTTCCCCACACAAATGCGAAATCCAAGAAGACCACCTTGCCATCGTCTCCAAAACGACACGATCTCCATCAGAGCAGCATTCCCATATCTTAGCTGGGGCGCTAGGTTTCCATGCTTGGGATCGCACAACCACCTTGCAGCATCACAAGTTCCAGGTCTCATGAAAGTGTTTGTCAATGTGAAATCTCTCAAGATTAGGTATGCATTTTTACAATTTATCtctcaggaaagtgtttttccaaCCCTGACAGTAAAGTTTCATCTACCTGTGAGAACAACAAATCTTGGCGTGCGTAATTATCCACTAAAGACGTGTTCATGGCTTGGCTTGTCGAAAAGTTCACCCCAAATGTCCTAATCATAAGACTCTCTTCCAAGTGCTAATTTCATGCTCTAGGAAGAGGTCATAACAATTGGATCACTTCATTTACATGCAGCCAGTGCCATCATAAGGCGGAAGAGACTCAAGTTCCTTAACCACTACCTGTAGGATGCTGCTTGTTCTTGTCTTAACCAGTTATATAGTTAAGAGTTTATTAATAGACCCATTATGAGCGCTATTGCAATCGGATCAAAATCAAGCGAGAATAAAAGGGGAAAATAGTAAATAATCCAAGCATCAAATAACCATCTTAACATTAATAAGATCACagataatatgataaaaatgactttatattatgaaagctttttaaacttgaaatttatattgaCACATTACTACCTTCAAATGACAAATGAttttgtgtatgtgtgtgtatagaGGCTTTACACATCACAACATACCATGATCCAAATCACTTTGTTGCGTCAAGAATCctagtaaattaattaaaactgaTATCAGTTAACGTACATTATGGTTCAGCTCATTCTCGCAGGAAAacagaataaaattgaaacacaATGAGCAATCATTAAGAAGTTTCTCTTTGGAACTTGAAACTTCATCGATCACCTGCACCCAAACTTCGAGACGATGTCTTGAATAATCCAATTTGCCATATACTTATTTGAGTTTTGGGTCGAATGATATAAATCCCAGAACATATGCTTTTGAGGGTCTGAACAAGGTGGCTTGCCTTGATCAATGTAGCAACCTTGAGTTATATATTCAAATCCTGCGCAGTAACAAGTGATCAAGTAAAAATGTCAGTTTCTATCCACTTATTTCAATATCTACGCAGTTTTGAAAAGGGATTTCAAATATACTTACCAAATTTCTTGTAATTGTCCATAACAAACTGCATTGCATTATAATAATCACCATATACTATAGACACTCCAGGgtatttctttctcaatttctcAAGCTTTGCTTGCAGAAGATCATTGTGATAGTTGAAAAAATCATTGTACTCCTTTACACAACCATATTTGTCTAGTGTGTTAGATTCTGCGAACTTGCTAACATAGCCTGGTGTACAACCTACTCGGTAGATTCCAGGGACAAGAACTCGAGTGACACCATAATGAATGACTTTCTGTATAGCCAGAGGtgcaataacaaattaattgaaGAATCAAATATGATTATGTTGGGTTTAGTAAAAAATTAGCTAAGAAATTAACGCAATAATATTGTTACAGATATGGAAATACTCGTTTTACGAGTACGTTGACTTACTTCAATGGCTTTCTTGATGCTTTTTACGTTGTCAGATACAAGGCCCATCCTATTCACCTCCTCAATTGTTTTACTGGCAAAGTGAAATGCCATGTTATAGTCATTTGCTCCAATCTCTCCCATTATAAAGAGAGATGACTTGAGTTTTTCCTTACAATCTGTTagacatataaaatataaacaattaatattagttataatattaacttaaattaatgACAAGTTTATGTCATGATAATACAAGAATCATTGCTTAGTTATGCGGGTCAAGTTATGCGGGTCAACCCAGTAACTCGTTAACCTGAGGTTTGGCTAGGACTAAATCAATGAAAACATCTAGTTTTCATTtactaaaataatgttattttagttttttttaaaaaaaaacttgaattaatctTGATTAATTCATCCAACGTATAACTCACAACTCGGGCTATGAGGCGGTCGACGCTTGATCATATCTTATAACTATGACAAGAATTGCTTTACATGTACAAAAGAGCCATGCTACAGGAGAAAGCAATAACCTTTAGGTATTCGACAGAATCCTTCTAAATATCTGTCAAACCATTGAAGTTGTGTGCCGAGAGTATTAACAATAACTCCCGCATCCACCTTCAATTTAGGCACAAGAACTTTCGCTGGTAAAGTTGAAGCACCAGAAAATGCAAAATTCACTCCATTGTGAGAGTCCGTTTCATTTGTATTCAAATAAGCTTTGATGGATGAAAAACCGGCCGACTTCACTGCAAAATCAAGAAGCATAAACAATTTAGCGACATAGCTATGTAGTTTAGGTCGATTCTTATTACTATGCTTGAAAAACATGtaataaagaagaataaaagtaATAGAAATTGTTTTCTTACCAATGTAGTCAAGCGGTACCAAGGATCTAACAGCTGTGCCGTCAGGAAGGCGACTTTCCGCTATACtagaatttattctgattttGTTTCCTGTGTTTGATAATGAATCACCAATGTTATATATCGCATCAAACCCGCAAATCTTAAGTTCTTGTGATTCAAATCCATCAATTGCGCTCACTTGGGACAAAAGAAGAGCTACAATGCAGCTTAGAACAATAAGAACATGAGATAGAACAACTTTGGTGGCAGCCATAATGGCTTTAGGAGAGTAATATTTCttcttaatgtttttctatGATCTCTCTTTAGGTTTCCAAGTTGAAGAAATTATCTAGACCTATTACTATATATGGCCATTTCTATGACAGATTAAGCAGACAGAGAGGAACAACTAATGGCAATTAATATCCTGAAAGATCTCGAGTCTCCATGTCTATTCTTTTCGCTCATGTGTTGCAATTTGCTGTGTCCAGTTAAATTGCTAATTATAGTGAAATATTCCAGGAAAAATCCTATCGCAATTTGTTGAAGGACATCTTTTAGTTAAAAGTCAGTTATATGATTTGGCATGCATAGCTAGCCAAGTCCGAGGGAAAGTTTCTAGTTACAaccattattataatttttatttattttatggaagagagaatatttttattaatcaactgaTTTAGCCAATAAAAACAATGCTAaacaggagagaaaaaataactataGATAAGCTAAAAATTTACAAATGAAACATGGCATGTTAGCTCACTAAAAACAGACAAATCAGGAAAATTATGAATCTATAAAAGAGAACTATAACCAATCAACCATAGCAGCTTCTATATGAATTGGAGATgtcattaaaatcaatttgtaactACCCTAACCTTGTGCTATTGCTTCATTTTATTCAAGTAATTGCATTGTATGAATCAGGACTTCACAATCCAATCCTTAAAAGATACGTAACaacaatcaatttttaaaagaagagcTTTTGAATTGACAAAATTTCAGCTTTATTGAGTTCTTTAATACATGTGGAACAAAAAAAGTGTCGTAGGGCGACGTTGAATGACGACGCTTTTAATGATAAGAAGTGTGTTGGAAGGGAAAAGTTTTTAGGTATActcataaaattttgattataagattcaggagtcgccacctggtattgaaattaatagaaaatCTAATGGTCTACAAGAATCCGAGTAAATGACTGATTATGTAAGGAAAAGACACATCACTCCTAGTGCACCCGTGGTATAGGTTTCATGCTTAgtcatcaaaaatatattcttgatatcCTTTACTGTACCGGTATGCCATCATTCAAACCTATTGATCCTCTAGCCATGCATATTACCCGTGATACGATATCTAAAAGATACGACTTCTTTTAGCTTACACATTACCCGTAGTTCTTCGTTATCTTTTCATGATTTTACTGATATTGATTGAGTTGGTAGTATTAATAATCGTAAGTCTATCGGGGCTTACCTTGTCTTTTTTGATACCACTCTCATTCCATGAAAATCTAGCAAGCAACGAACTGTTGCTTGATTCTCCACTGAAGATGAGTATAAAGCTTTTGTTGATGACACTGTTGAAGTTCTTtgactttgctttttttttttgttagattatatttttttcctagttttgTCACTACTATTTGGTGTGACAACTTGGGCGCTATATATTTGTCtgttaatttgaattttcatgCTCGTGCCAAGTATGTTGAGGTTGATTATCATTTGTTCGGGATAAAATAGCCAAAATTAAAGAAGATTCAGATTCACTTCATATCCTTTAAGGACCAACTCGTTGATATTTTTACTAAGCCGTTGCCTCACTTTTCCTTTACTCATTTACGGTCCAAGTTTCATGTGGACACCTCACCTTCAACTTGAGGGAGTGTATTATGAAATGtgttatcttataaaaaatattataattacttTATATAGAGTTATTATGTGTAGTATGATCTATAATATTATCTGTATGttatataaagttattatatgtAGTATGGTTTACATTATTATCTGTATGttgtcacacacacacacactaaatatggccttctatttttcacacaacacttttttttttaattattcatctTGTCCATAAAATAAGTTTGCTAAATCACTATGGACATTCCATAGTAAAAATagataattaagtttataaaaaacatagaaattCCCAGAGAAGAAAACGGTATGTGGAGCTTTATTAATTAGTATATTGTTGTGccttattgaatttttaatgaaattctgCCATCAGTTCAACGACCATATATAGTTGATGAACTCTCTGCCTAGAATATACGAGTTAAGTGTAAAACGAATAAAGCACAAGATAGAGCAACGTCTAACAAATCAG
It encodes the following:
- the LOC7460211 gene encoding GDSL esterase/lipase At5g03980; this translates as MAATKVVLSHVLIVLSCIVALLLSQVSAIDGFESQELKICGFDAIYNIGDSLSNTGNKIRINSSIAESRLPDGTAVRSLVPLDYIVKSAGFSSIKAYLNTNETDSHNGVNFAFSGASTLPAKVLVPKLKVDAGVIVNTLGTQLQWFDRYLEGFCRIPKDCKEKLKSSLFIMGEIGANDYNMAFHFASKTIEEVNRMGLVSDNVKSIKKAIEKVIHYGVTRVLVPGIYRVGCTPGYVSKFAESNTLDKYGCVKEYNDFFNYHNDLLQAKLEKLRKKYPGVSIVYGDYYNAMQFVMDNYKKFGFEYITQGCYIDQGKPPCSDPQKHMFWDLYHSTQNSNKYMANWIIQDIVSKFGCRWLCDPKHGNLAPQLRYGNAALMEIVSFWRRWQGGLLGFRICVGKLVL